tCTCTCCATTTTCTTTACTCTCTCCATCTATTTCGGCATCTGGGGCAGCTACCTCTTTTTTGATCATGCCTCCATTCTCCACCCCCTCATCTGGCTTTACAGTCTGTAACTTCACTGACAAATGATCAATGTGACAACTTGCCTCAGTGAACTGTGATTGAAGGCTCATGTTTTTCTCTTTGACATTTTGGTCAAGGTTTTTCACTCTCTGCATTTCCTCTTCCAACTCCTTTAGCCTGTTGCTCATGTCTTCAGAATTTTCTTTGAGAATTTCCTTCTCATCTTCCAGGGTCTTAATGTGATCCTGAAACCCATCTGCTTCTGACCTTAATACATTCATGAGAGCATTTTGAGAAGAAACTGCAGTCTCTATGCTGACAACCTTCTCCACAAGCTCATCGATCTTCGCTGCTAGTTGCATCACTGTGAGGGATGAATTGGAATCTGTTTCCAGTTCTTTCTTAATCTTCTGCCGCAATAGTTCTGTGTTGAGTTGATCTGTGTCTTCTGattcagcctcttcttcaacagTTGCCACCTCCAGATCTGGTACATTGGAATGAAATTCTCCTTGGAGGTGTGAGAATGTCTTGATCATTTCCTTAATCCTTCGGCTCTCTACTGTAGCCTCTTGAGTTGATTGGTCTTGTTTCTCTTGCAACTTAACCAAGTTCTCCTGACATGATTTTAGAGCTGTAGCTGCCATCAAAGTCCGAGCTTCgttatcctcaataacattgaCAATACCAAACTCATCTTGTAACCTGCTAAGTTTAGCCTGCATATCAGTTATCTGCTTATCAATTTTGCTACGTTTCGCATAACTGCGTTCATATATGCTTTGTACAAACTCTCTTTCAGTCTGCAGAGCCAAAATTACTTTCTGAATCTTTTCAATTTCCGCAATTGCCTCTTCCTGCCTCAGGCCTGAACTTGGAGGTGCAGGAGATTTAACAGGGCTAGGAGTTCCGTTCAGCTGCTCCCTTTCCCTTTTTGCCAATATCATGGATCGAGTCCTGAATTCTCTCTTGGGCATGGTGGGGACTTTAggaatatttcttttaaaagtaTTGGATGGCATCCCAGGATCATCAGAAGAAGTGGACCTGGGGATGTTCGCTTGATCATCATCATAATCATCCATATCATAGTGAACTTGCTCTGGGAAGACAGCTGCAATGGTGCGATTGGCACTTTGCATCTCTCTTGATAGATGATCATATCTCTCTGCCAATGCTCGATATGCCCGGTAGGAATCTTCCACATGTTCTATAAGTTCTGGCCTCTTCCTATAGTACATATCGACTCTTTGGGAAAAAGTGTCCCCATTGTTTTCGATGATTTTGAGCATGCTGGTCACCTTTTCCTCCATGTCTGCAATTTTTTCAAATGCACATCAAATGCCTATTGAAGAGATTTTTTCATATGTGcccattatatttttaataatcatTATACTGTGCAAGCATATGCACATCAATTTCAAACTACTTGgttctttttcttcctctccACCCACTCATTTCTGGTTCCTTGCTATGTTAATCTTTTGTTGGTTATGAAGAAATTTCAAGAATTATCAAATCATTGCACACATGTTCTCTATGTTTCAACAAACATTGTTAGCataaatcttttttttaataaagataATTTTTGTTAGCATAAATCTATCTAACATATTTTGTTGATAAAGTAATAACGAAAAGGAAGAAAACAATCTTCTAATACAAGAGGATTCCTTTGCCAGccatattttaattatagatCTAAAGATGCAGAGCGAATTgctattaaaaaaagaaacaaaaggaaGATAAAGACTTCTCCAAGCACAAGCTACAAAataaacaaatgaatgaatcacaAGAGAAGAACCCACATTGGGCAAATGAGAAAGAATGTACCTTGGAGGTTTTGTTCCAGCCATTTTGACTGCTTTGTCCTTATGTGGCTTGCGCACCACCATGAATATGCATTAGTGGCTGCTCTCTGCAGCATATCTCAGTTTCAATCTCTTAAAAGGTGAAGAAATACATTCAACGCGTTAAAGAAAAAGAATCGGTGATGATCaagattaaaagtaaaaaaaataataataataataacccaggagaagaaaagaagagaaagttaTCTTCTGTTGTATAGAAAACACAAAATATTTTGTACAGATGATTGAAATGAAGCAGACATGGAGGGGAGGATATTTAGGCCCGGATTACTTGAGCACCCTTTAAAAAACCCAATCGATTGCCAGCTTGGTAAAATGCTAACCTAAAATTACAATGAAGGGATCAGATTTTCTTAATTCCCATTgtctcattattttttttttatataatttttttgggATTTTTGGTGCAATCTTCACTCCTTTAAATCGTTTTCCTTGTGAGAGTAACAACTCAGACTTGGCTATGGTCCTTTACGTTCTTAGGAAGATATACTATTTTATGGTTTGGATAGAGGAGATCGTCAACCTAACACTTTCCATccttttagatttatttttaaattcatgtACAAAGCCATATTCATAAATAGTCATATCTTATCTACAATAAAATGCATTGCATCCCTTAAATCTTaccttaaaaaatgaaaatgaaatattatttacCATTAGTAActgtaatttagtttttattcctactgttaaaatattttaataatattatctttttatttggcATGATtgattacaaaaaaaaataaattctaataaaatgatatatgattttttttaattaataataaattaaaaaaaagacatGAATcgttcattttaaataaaaaaatctatagataataattgaattttatgaaattttttattctaaataaaggGTAACTTTTTATTGATTggagttttatattattattttattataacgttaaacaaattaaaattcactTAGTCTCAGTAGCGAAAGGGGTTGAGGGGTGCCATGGCACTACAGcttgtagaaaaaaaaaaaaaaaacatacaaaTTGtatggaaaaaattatttatatttataaatacatgtgaggaagaaaaaaaaatacataattgcTCTATTTCATGctcagaagaagaaaaaaacatGTTGAAATTCATGTGATGTTTTGACTTATACTGCAGTGATAATCGCTGAATTTCTCCATCTCATTACGAAACCGGACCGATAGCAGCGGCCCACAATCAGGAGGCTCCTAAGCCCCCGAATAAGCCAGACTCAACCCGTTCATCCTTCTGATTGGACTCCTATTTAAGTCATTCAATCAGACCGGTCCGATCCATTTCAGCCTTAAAGGCAGCCCTCTTTTAGGTTTCAGTTCTTTTTCCTCAAATCcggtcacaaaaagaaaagactgCAGGTCCAGTCATTTCGCAGCCCTGTCCACTCGCGCGCCGAAAAGAATTAAATGCTTGCTTGACACATGGAGAGTCCTGGGGTTATCCGTACATACGGACCTGCACCAAGGGGTAGGCGGTCCTATAGCGGAAATGTCATTTCGCGTGAAGGAGAAGAAAGAGGATAAAAGGGAGGAAACACTCTCATCTAGAGCTAAGTTTTTTCTAAATTCACAAAATCCTTGTAAAACATTATTTTCTGGATTTCAGATCATCAAACATATTTGGATAAGCACCACCATTGATCTAATGATCAAAAGCTCTcatataaagaaaaatattgtgtGATGGAGGAAAAGgaatatacttttaaaaaaaaaatttaaaataaaaagaatagcAAAATGAAATTTGAGAAGTCACgaaacagaaaagaaaaaaaattactttattgaaaaaaatagaataaatgaattttttttttgtgatgagATTTTGAATTTAGAAATTCAGTTTTCAAACAGTGAAACGATATGAAAGTTCTATATTCATTAAAttcgaataaaatttaattcattttaaaaattaactcaaACATAATTATAGACACGTTAATTATAGACAAATTATTTGTGACATGAAATTCAAcggaattaatttaatatttaactttgaaaaatatttttttttcaaaaacacCCTAAAAATAATCACTttgaattcaataaaaaaaatgtttaatatatgtcagtattttttttaataaaaaaagccTGTTTTTCTATATTTAAAAGTCTATTCATGTTTTATATATTTAGAAGTATATtccttttatgaaaaatattctcaagaaacattttatatatttttaatatttagaacactaaaaaaaattaatgatcaaagaaaaataaataaaacattagaaatgttttttaaatagaaatttatttttttattctaataagtttattaatactattaaattttatatacataaattttattggtatcTTCAAATTGgaaaaaacatttttttgaaagatattttttataaacaaattatCCCTTCTCAAAATAAACAAAGAGTAAGCAAACCTCCCACACTACTATAGAACTACTTTGTGaagtttttcttcttgttttgcCGAGAATGGTTATATTAGATAAGACATTTACCAAAAGTGCAGCAACTAGGCCTCGAGGCCCCAGAACCAAACACTCAGGTCACCAACACAGACGAAATAGTTCTGGTTCCATCGCATGAGGCCGAAACACTGACATTGAGGAGAGAAGATTGCTGATAAAGTAATCCTTCAGACGGAAACTCAAGCAACCATAATGGAAAAAACCAACACTCCAAAGAGCACATAAGCTAAAAAAGACAGAAATTACCATGGCCAAAACATCGCCCGAGCCATGAAGAGTAGTATTTCTTGCC
This is a stretch of genomic DNA from Manihot esculenta cultivar AM560-2 chromosome 2, M.esculenta_v8, whole genome shotgun sequence. It encodes these proteins:
- the LOC110608600 gene encoding protein NETWORKED 2A — protein: MLQRAATNAYSWWCASHIRTKQSKWLEQNLQDMEEKVTSMLKIIENNGDTFSQRVDMYYRKRPELIEHVEDSYRAYRALAERYDHLSREMQSANRTIAAVFPEQVHYDMDDYDDDQANIPRSTSSDDPGMPSNTFKRNIPKVPTMPKREFRTRSMILAKREREQLNGTPSPVKSPAPPSSGLRQEEAIAEIEKIQKVILALQTEREFVQSIYERSYAKRSKIDKQITDMQAKLSRLQDEFGIVNVIEDNEARTLMAATALKSCQENLVKLQEKQDQSTQEATVESRRIKEMIKTFSHLQGEFHSNVPDLEVATVEEEAESEDTDQLNTELLRQKIKKELETDSNSSLTVMQLAAKIDELVEKVVSIETAVSSQNALMNVLRSEADGFQDHIKTLEDEKEILKENSEDMSNRLKELEEEMQRVKNLDQNVKEKNMSLQSQFTEASCHIDHLSVKLQTVKPDEGVENGGMIKKEVAAPDAEIDGESKENGEKEEKKEEKPDGKKDLSHTDTNLDNLAEQLENDEEEDLPKWRRHFASGLEDREKLLLEDYILVLRNYKDVRKRLGDVEKKNRDGFFELALQIRELKSAISVRDEEIQSLRKLSPHPKNEDENNDINTTKDKYSVHAASPESTIMAPSVQDSSHSNFASPQQPIIESAHEHQIESRRRMRELAALDNKSDTKETANDGIKMRSVETIHVGSAIEEKIRSDIDALLEENLEFWLRFSSSFHQIQKFHTSVQDLKTELAKLSLNRNQDATSKTLISEARPIYKHLRQIHTELTLWLETNAVLKEELHGRYASLCSIQEELTRVTSETSKSEDTELSRYQAAKFQGELLNMKQENKKVAGELEAGVDRVSNLKDEVEKTVLKMDEELGFSEDKPRSFRSRIPLRSFLFGSKLKKHKRQKSASIFSCAFPEFDELGNGNMPLEEPPQ